A genome region from Patescibacteria group bacterium includes the following:
- the dnaG gene encoding DNA primase, giving the protein MNEVEEIKNRLNVADVIADYIQLTPVGANFKARCPFHSEKTPSFYVSPEKQIWHCFGCEAGGDIFTFVQKMEGLEFREALKILADKAGVKLEARDPNLETERDRLVSLCEWAARFFHQALLRSREGKIARDYLVSRKVGEKMIQKFLLGYSPFSWNLTMDFLRKKGFSAAEIFAAGLASQKTPGRFYDRFRGRLTFPLRNIHGQTVGFGARVLNEERDHLGKYINSPQSLIYDKSGLLYALDQAKQMIKKENLCIAVEGYLDVISSHQAGVTNVVGVSGTALTSAQLALMKRYTHNLALCFDADMAGVGAAKRGIENAIAAGLAVRVIILPKDEDPDSLIRKNPELWREATKRAVGIMEFYFDLALKRYNPEDLAGKKMIAAEVLPTVKKIPDQIEQAYYLQKLSSLINIREESLREAMARIDLTFQYSQNPDRNTVAPPADFSPAPADIVGRRLLGLGLKYPRFLGEILEESKPSILSSEWQDIYKVLSEYYNKRRSFDFIHFKRKIQTSHPQYVTRLEVAILDVEKDLEENDQKEDIIALEVQQALKRLKEQYYRQKLEAIELQMQRAENIKDRILLQSLTKQLQSFTQKLGKL; this is encoded by the coding sequence ATGAATGAGGTTGAAGAAATTAAAAATCGGCTTAATGTTGCCGATGTAATCGCGGACTATATCCAATTGACGCCGGTCGGCGCCAATTTCAAAGCCCGTTGTCCTTTTCACAGCGAGAAAACGCCATCTTTTTATGTTTCGCCGGAAAAGCAGATTTGGCATTGTTTCGGGTGTGAAGCGGGCGGTGACATTTTTACTTTTGTCCAAAAAATGGAGGGGCTTGAATTTCGGGAGGCGCTCAAGATTTTGGCCGATAAGGCGGGCGTAAAGTTGGAAGCGCGCGATCCGAATTTGGAAACAGAACGCGATAGACTGGTTAGCCTTTGCGAGTGGGCGGCGCGCTTTTTTCACCAGGCTCTTTTGCGTTCCCGTGAGGGGAAGATCGCCAGGGATTATCTGGTTTCGCGCAAGGTTGGAGAAAAAATGATCCAGAAATTTCTGCTTGGCTATTCTCCTTTTTCCTGGAATCTCACTATGGATTTTCTGCGCAAGAAAGGGTTTTCCGCGGCGGAGATTTTCGCCGCAGGGCTTGCGAGCCAAAAAACCCCGGGCAGATTTTATGATCGTTTTCGGGGACGACTGACATTCCCTTTGCGCAACATCCACGGTCAGACAGTTGGTTTTGGCGCACGGGTTTTAAATGAAGAGAGGGATCATTTGGGCAAGTATATTAATTCTCCTCAAAGCCTGATTTATGATAAAAGCGGCTTGCTTTACGCCTTGGATCAAGCGAAACAGATGATTAAAAAAGAAAATCTCTGCATCGCAGTGGAAGGATATTTGGATGTGATCTCCTCCCATCAGGCAGGGGTCACCAACGTGGTGGGCGTTTCGGGTACTGCTCTTACTTCCGCTCAACTTGCTTTAATGAAAAGGTATACCCATAATCTTGCGCTTTGCTTTGACGCGGACATGGCTGGAGTCGGAGCCGCCAAGCGCGGCATTGAAAACGCAATCGCGGCTGGCTTAGCTGTCCGCGTCATTATTTTACCTAAAGACGAGGATCCCGATTCTTTGATCAGGAAAAATCCAGAGCTTTGGCGTGAAGCCACCAAGCGAGCAGTCGGAATTATGGAATTCTATTTTGATCTAGCTTTAAAGCGTTACAACCCAGAGGATCTTGCGGGAAAGAAAATGATTGCCGCTGAAGTTTTACCAACAGTTAAAAAAATACCAGACCAGATTGAACAAGCCTATTATTTACAAAAGTTGTCATCTCTCATTAACATTCGCGAGGAATCTTTGCGCGAGGCAATGGCTAGAATAGATTTAACTTTTCAATATTCTCAAAATCCTGATCGCAATACTGTCGCACCGCCAGCGGATTTTAGCCCTGCGCCCGCGGATATCGTAGGCCGCCGTCTTTTAGGTCTCGGCTTAAAATACCCCCGTTTTTTAGGGGAAATTTTAGAGGAATCCAAACCCTCTATTTTATCCTCCGAATGGCAGGATATTTACAAAGTCTTAAGCGAATATTATAATAAGAGAAGGAGCTTTGATTTTATTCATTTTAAGCGAAAAATTCAGACTTCCCATCCGCAGTATGTCACGCGTTTAGAAGTGGCTATTTTAGATGTGGAAAAAGATTTAGAAGAAAATGACCAAAAGGAGGACATTATCGCTTTAGAGGTGCAACAGGCTTTAAAAAGGCTTAAGGAGCAGTATTATAGACAAAAATTAGAAGCGATTGAACTTCAAATGCAGAGAGCGGAAAATATCAAAGATAGAATTCTCTTACAGAGTTTGACTAAACAACTTCAATCTTTCACCCAAAAATTGGGGAAATTATAG
- the rpoD gene encoding RNA polymerase sigma factor RpoD, which produces MPRRKKTTVRRKSRRKKSYKRSPQPKKMGIKKRKKNKPKTKRTAWQRARPARKRKPLYFSRAKKSAARRKKTRRPVRRTRRKSAVSQTKLDYLFHKGKEQGFITVNEILAAIPEIEDYEEALDDFLSKLEEEGVSIEETKGDLIEKAEESGEEEGEKSPKEIGFWEGLDLGDISSDSVQMYLREIGKVPLLTSQEEVDLSKRKEKDDQEAKNKLIEANLRLVVSIAKKYTGRSLSLLDLIQEGNIGLFRAVEKFDYRRGYKFSTYATWWVRQAITRALADQSRTIRIPVHMVETINKFTQTERRLVQDLGREPMPEEIAAEMGIPLEKVRQILKVSQETVSLETTVGEDDEDSTLGDFIEDEKTPTPDRLAGQELLRNHIKDVIRDLNPREQRILNMRFGLSDGISHTLEEVGQEFGVTRERIRQIEAKALEKIRDHTLIKKLKDY; this is translated from the coding sequence GTGCCTCGTCGTAAAAAAACAACAGTGAGGCGCAAATCGCGCCGCAAGAAATCTTACAAGCGGAGTCCGCAGCCCAAAAAAATGGGAATAAAGAAGAGGAAAAAAAATAAGCCTAAAACTAAAAGAACGGCTTGGCAGAGAGCTCGCCCCGCAAGGAAGAGAAAACCTCTTTATTTTTCGCGCGCGAAAAAAAGCGCCGCTAGGCGCAAAAAGACCCGTCGTCCAGTCAGGCGGACGAGGCGGAAAAGCGCGGTTTCGCAAACGAAATTAGATTATCTTTTTCATAAAGGCAAAGAGCAGGGTTTTATCACGGTGAACGAGATTTTAGCAGCAATTCCTGAGATTGAAGATTACGAAGAAGCTCTAGACGATTTTTTATCTAAATTAGAAGAAGAGGGAGTGAGTATAGAAGAAACCAAAGGGGATTTAATTGAGAAGGCAGAAGAGAGCGGGGAGGAAGAAGGGGAGAAGTCTCCGAAAGAAATAGGATTTTGGGAGGGTCTGGATCTTGGCGATATCTCTTCAGATTCGGTTCAGATGTATTTGCGGGAGATCGGCAAAGTACCCCTTCTGACTTCTCAAGAAGAGGTTGATTTATCCAAGCGCAAAGAAAAAGATGACCAGGAAGCGAAGAATAAGCTTATTGAAGCTAATTTGCGCCTCGTTGTTTCTATAGCTAAAAAATACACCGGACGTTCTCTTTCTCTTTTAGATTTAATTCAAGAAGGCAACATTGGTCTTTTCCGGGCGGTAGAAAAATTTGATTACCGCAGGGGCTATAAATTTTCCACTTATGCCACTTGGTGGGTTCGTCAGGCAATCACGCGGGCGCTCGCCGACCAATCGCGCACGATTCGGATTCCCGTGCATATGGTGGAAACGATTAATAAATTCACCCAGACGGAAAGACGTTTAGTGCAGGATTTGGGACGAGAGCCGATGCCTGAGGAAATCGCGGCGGAAATGGGCATTCCCTTGGAAAAAGTGCGGCAGATTTTAAAGGTGTCGCAGGAAACTGTTTCTTTGGAAACGACCGTGGGTGAAGATGACGAAGATTCAACCCTTGGCGATTTTATTGAAGATGAAAAGACGCCTACCCCGGACCGCTTGGCGGGTCAGGAACTCTTAAGAAACCATATTAAGGACGTAATTCGGGATTTAAACCCCAGGGAGCAGAGGATTTTAAATATGCGTTTTGGTTTAAGCGATGGCATCTCTCATACCTTGGAAGAGGTGGGGCAGGAGTTCGGCGTCACCCGTGAGCGGATCCGCCAAATTGAAGCGAAAGCTTTGGAAAAGATTCGGGATCATACGTTGATTAAGAAGTTGAAGGATTATTAG
- a CDS encoding four helix bundle protein, whose amino-acid sequence MNIIDKKIVKFYDLEAWQKAYELVLEIYKITKLFPKEELFGMTSQLRRAAASIVANIAEGFARYHYKDKVKFYYQARGSVAEVQTFLLLAKDLKYIDLKICKYLGEKCNEVGKLINGLIRSIEKQK is encoded by the coding sequence ATGAATATTATAGATAAAAAGATCGTCAAATTTTATGATCTGGAGGCTTGGCAGAAGGCTTATGAATTGGTCTTGGAAATTTATAAGATTACAAAGTTATTTCCCAAGGAAGAATTGTTTGGGATGACAAGCCAATTAAGAAGAGCGGCGGCTTCAATAGTAGCTAATATCGCAGAAGGTTTTGCGAGATACCATTATAAAGATAAGGTAAAGTTTTATTACCAAGCACGCGGTTCGGTTGCCGAGGTTCAAACCTTTTTGTTATTAGCCAAAGATTTAAAATATATTGATTTAAAAATTTGTAAATATTTAGGGGAAAAGTGCAATGAGGTAGGAAAGCTGATTAATGGTTTGATTCGTTCCATTGAGAAACAAAAATAG